Proteins from one uncultured Anaeromusa sp. genomic window:
- a CDS encoding zinc-ribbon domain containing protein: MYEDKTMTCRECGAEFIFSASEQDFYAEKGFQNEPGRCPTCRAARKQRTGGSDRPQREMHEAICAECGVTTQVPFRPSGDRPVYCRDCYSKNRM; the protein is encoded by the coding sequence ATGTACGAAGACAAAACTATGACTTGCCGCGAGTGCGGCGCTGAATTCATTTTCTCCGCATCGGAACAAGATTTCTATGCTGAAAAAGGTTTTCAGAACGAACCCGGTCGTTGCCCTACCTGCCGTGCTGCTCGTAAACAGCGCACCGGCGGTTCCGACCGTCCCCAGCGTGAAATGCACGAAGCCATCTGTGCCGAGTGTGGCGTCACGACTCAGGTTCCGTTCCGTCCCAGTGGCGATCGTCCGGTTTACTGCCGCGACTGCTACTCCAAAAACCGCATGTAA